A portion of the Myxococcales bacterium genome contains these proteins:
- a CDS encoding SDR family NAD(P)-dependent oxidoreductase → MARILIIGATSAIAAATAAIYAARGDQLYLLARSREKLTRVRASLAPAVVGADTGNFTETEANPGRIERAIEALGGIDLALIAHGDLGDQPRSESDYGEAYSQFDNNLLSTVSFLIPLANQFERQGSGSIAVLSSVAAERGRPRNYTYASAKAGINTYLQGLRSRLRKSGARVHTLKLGPVDTPMTVDHVKDVTFSSPEVVARGIVRAIDRGKDCAYIPGHWAIIMAVVRVLPEAIFQKIPSLSGR, encoded by the coding sequence GTGGCTCGCATTCTGATCATCGGCGCGACTTCTGCGATTGCCGCTGCCACCGCCGCAATCTATGCGGCCCGGGGCGACCAGCTCTACCTGTTGGCGCGCAGCCGAGAAAAGCTCACCCGGGTCCGGGCATCCCTCGCTCCAGCGGTCGTGGGCGCGGACACCGGTAACTTCACGGAGACCGAGGCAAATCCCGGCCGTATCGAACGGGCAATCGAAGCACTCGGCGGAATCGACCTCGCCTTGATCGCCCACGGAGACCTGGGAGATCAACCCCGAAGCGAATCGGATTACGGCGAAGCCTACTCACAGTTCGACAACAATCTCTTGTCTACCGTGTCTTTCCTGATTCCATTGGCCAATCAATTCGAGCGGCAAGGTTCGGGAAGCATTGCAGTGCTGTCGTCGGTCGCCGCCGAGCGCGGCAGGCCCCGCAACTACACCTACGCCTCCGCCAAGGCGGGGATCAATACGTATCTGCAGGGCTTGCGCTCACGTCTACGGAAAAGTGGGGCGCGTGTGCACACCTTGAAGCTCGGCCCGGTCGATACGCCCATGACTGTGGACCACGTCAAGGATGTGACGTTTAGCTCGCCGGAAGTAGTCGCCCGGGGCATTGTGCGCGCCATCGACCGAGGCAAGGACTGCGCCTATATCCCTGGCCACTGGGCGATCATCATGGCTGTTGTGCGCGTCCTGCCCGAAGCCATTTTTCAGAAGATCCCGTCGCTCTCGGGCCGCTGA